The genomic window AGTGAAAAAGGGTGAGGCTCTGAGAATCGCGATTAATGCAGACCTTCAAAGGACTAAGTTAGCAAAGCACATTTCTTGCCTGCCGAGTGGAATATTAGGAATTCTCTGACGTGCAGAGGAATGGATAACATGATTGGAGCCTTGTGTTAGGCCTCTGAGATGGGTAAGCAAACTTCTGTGTTTACCTGAGACAAATATGCCAAAATGCTATGTACTTCAACCAGGATATGAAATGGAAGAGCCAAACTACTAGTAGAAGCTTCCACATTTTAATTTCAAGATTTGCAAGCTTGCAATGGAACCTCCATCATGGTAGCAAATAGCACGTAAAGCTATTACAGAACAGACcgttctttaaaaaaacaaattggcAGGTGATGGCTAGGTGCTCAATGTATCTTTGGTTTAGGAAGACGAGAATATCGATTAGAAGCCAAACAATCCCCAGAATTCAAATTGCCATTTGGATTCtgcatgatttcttttttccttgtgagTGGCCTCGGGATGCTTGTCTTGGCTGGGAAGTTCTGAGGCTCTGCTCCGGGGTTGCTTATTGGTTTCTGCTTGAAAGAGCCAGAAGGGGGGCGGAGCTTAGACGCTTTTGGATTTGGATTATTTGCAAGATTTGTTTGACTAGATGTTGGCTGCAGTTTAGCTGAATTACATGGTATGATCATTGGTGACTTCTTACAAGTGGGAGTCCTACTTGAAGATGattcagaaactggaagaggtgcCAAAGAATGCAAGGCGGACGGCTTACAAAGCTGCGAGGACTTGGGCTGAGGCACGTGGCCCTCCAGTGAAGACTCATTTCCTCCAACTCTCTGAGCCTGGTCTCCTGTTCTTGACGGGGGAGGTGCCTGAAGAGAAGTGGGGACAAACTGCACGTCACTAATTTGATTATCTGCCAAATGATAAGGCTCTTGAGCATTCGTGGTCATGTTCAAGTCTGCTTCAGAAGATGTACTCTTTGCCACATCCTTAGTGAACTGCGGGCTTGACGACAAAGGCCGGTCTTCCAGACCACAGCTGCTCTCTTGCTGCAAGCCGTGTGGAAAGCTTTCATCCAGATGTGCATCGCCCTGAGGCATGCCCTGGATTATGCACTCACTGAGGGCCTCGATATGTGGTGGCTTTACTAGTTTTCCCTGGGCGTGGTCTGAGAGTCTGGGAAGGCTGCTGGAAGGCTGTAGTACTTGaggctattaaaattaaaaacaacattaGCAACAATTCATTTTAGAAATGCCATCCAGAATTAATATAAGTTCCAATGAGGCTGTGTTggtatttattatgttttaagATGAGAAATATGTGGGTTGTTTTCTAATCAAAAAGTAAATTGCAATAGTCAAGTGAATTCATGAGACACATACAAGAGTGATAATGCAAACAAAAAATGATACAGGCAGTAAACACTAAACAAGATCCAAAATCAaacaggggaaaagaaaaatctcaaagtacTGATTTACTGTAGAAAAAAGATTCCTGCCCTAATTGATTCATTAAGCATTTAAAACTTTACATATAAGGGAGCTTACAGAGTGATTTCTACAGCACTCTGGTTTAATCTCCATAAAGCATTCAGACAGTAACTGTGACAATCAGAATATTAcccattttaaagttttttttaaaggaaagctgTTTACCATGTTACCAAACTTGACTAGTTGATGTGAAATGCTAACTACAAATAGGTCAATACATCTAGCTAATGCTAACCGACTTTTTATACTCTTGTTGAAAAGTTTCAGAATACAATGTTTTCACTGTTTGTTTATTCTGTCTCACTGCCATATGAGGGACCAACTAAGGTTCTTTTATGGCTGATACACAGAAAATAGATTTACCCTGCCCAAGAGTGGACATCCACtgagtaaaattaaaaatgatcagCCTTTCGAATGACGGCTGAGAGTAAAACAAATCTGAAATTGCCTGTAACTTGAACTAAAGCTCAGAAGCCCAGAGAGCAAAGTTCCTAAGGCCCATGTGCCACTTCTCTGGAGCTCACTGTGTGGTTACACTCTATGCAAATCAAAGGAAAGAGGCAACTTCCATCACTTTTGGGTATGCAGAAAAGCAATATGAATCTTGAAGTTATCTTTCAATGGCCCACAGAGTGAAAGTATATGGGAAAGAGCCTACTGGCTGTGTTCTGATACAGAGGCGGTTGCTGtaatgtataaacacacacactcacaggtacACGTTCTATTAAATAATGTGGGCTGAAACTGTCAAAAAGTTTAGCAAAGGGCTTTGAAAGGTGAACTTTAAAGGACTATTTTTAACTAATAAAATGACTGGTTTTTTTACTATGCTAATCCACAAACAAACCTACACAGTATTTCTAACTACTCCAAGAGAGGGGCGAACCTATTTATACTGTATCATTTTTTTCACCTCCTTGACCAGCActgaatgatggttgccagggtcAGGGGTCTTGGATTAGATTATGGCAGGGTTACAAATGACTGAAAACAAAGTTCACGGCCTCATGGAGAGATGGCTGGCCATGATGGCATAGGGCTAGTGCTGACTTACTacttgaaaaaaaagtaaaatcaagaCAGTGACTACTCAAAATGAATCTATACAGAATACGTTACACTAAATTCCTATTTTAGAATGTTTAAACTAAGTAAGCcatctcagtttttgcttcaagCTAAATGCCCTAGACTTTAAAGTCACTGGGTATTTTCACAATAAATAATCACAGAGATGAATAAACTGTCCTTCAAGAAGAAAGGTACTAAAAACTCCAGGTACTTAATTCAACACACTGTGTGGTTCCCTAGAAAAAAACGACCAGGCAAAAGTGATCATACACTTTAGAAAGACGAGCAAAAACACAGAGCAGGACCATATTACGCAAACTAAAATCTACCAAAGGAGAAAAAGGCAACCAAGGAGAATACAAAGGTGCAGCATCAAATGGTTGATTAAATGGGGATGTTTTCCCTTTTCACCTAGAAAAACAGTAAGATATTCTAGTCTAGAGTTAAAAATCTTAAAGCAATTGAAGACCTctgaaaatagtgacaatttAAAGAATGACTTCATTGTAGTATGCCTAttgccattaaggaaagaaaggGCATAAATGTGCTATCAGACCAAAGAATAAAAAGGTATGATTTTCTAATGAAGACAAAGCAATAAACTGATTATTAAGAACTAAACCTCCTTTAAACTGTAGCTCAGTTATTCATCTGCACTGTTTGATTCCTTATATTACCCAACTGACCGCAGCTCATCAGAGAACTTAATGGGAATACAGGGATAGAAAGACGTGTTTGATTGTATGGTAAGCAAGAGAGCTCCATATCAAATACCAGTAGAATTAGGAAGTTACCAGGTgtttaagaataataaaattttgagtCTTTTAATTGAGAGGGGTTAAATccaacaattatattttaaaaagtctaaattatcacttaattacattaaataaattagtGGTTTCTGAATGCTGAATAATGTAGATTTTATATTTCGACCAAAAGTTTACTTTAGTGGTATGATATGATTCCCCCCTCCCAAAATAAATCTCTTGTTTcattaattgtttaaaaatagctTGGAAATCAATTCTActattgtaaagaaaaaaagtctcttGAAGAAGATTAAGAAACGAGGACAGTGGGGACAAGGAAAGGACTTGCTCCCGATATGTGGACGATTGTGTAGAACTGTTACCCACTAAGGACTGGACACACGCTGCCTCGTAACCTCCAGCAAGCAAAGTAGAGAAGTGTTCTGACAGCTTGCTGCTTGCAGTGCAATTTTCCCAAATTCTAAACACTCAACTGCATTAACAGAAAGGCAAGATGTCAACCATTCATCTTACCCACAT from Equus asinus isolate D_3611 breed Donkey chromosome 2, EquAss-T2T_v2, whole genome shotgun sequence includes these protein-coding regions:
- the CCSER2 gene encoding serine-rich coiled-coil domain-containing protein 2 isoform X21, coding for MNRFDRSDRNARPPQEGFWKRPTQRWSGQEHYHLSHPDHYHHHGKSDLSRGSPYRESPLGHFESYGGTPFFQAQKMFVDVPENTVILDEMTLRHMVQDCTSVKTQLLKLKRLLHQHDGSGSLHDVQLSLPSSPEPEDGDQIYKNEDLLNEIKQLKEEIKKKDEKIQLLEHQLATQCHCHQKSKEEKCTYADKYTQTPWRRIPPQVLQPSSSLPRLSDHAQGKLVKPPHIEALSECIIQGMPQGDAHLDESFPHGLQQESSCGLEDRPLSSSPQFTKDVAKSTSSEADLNMTTNAQEPYHLADNQISDVQFVPTSLQAPPPSRTGDQAQRVGGNESSLEGHVPQPKSSQLCKPSALHSLAPLPVSESSSSRTPTCKKSPMIIPCNSAKLQPTSSQTNLANNPNPKASKLRPPSGSFKQKPISNPGAEPQNFPAKTSIPRPLTRKKEIMQNPNGNLNSGDCLASNRYSRLPKPKIH